A part of Aquibium oceanicum genomic DNA contains:
- a CDS encoding biotin--[acetyl-CoA-carboxylase] ligase: protein MAFALAPTAQQDGYRLEAFETIGSTNAHALEQARAGDPGRLWVVSRRQESGRGRRGRAWETPAGNLAATLLLVDCCPLSLAATLGFVAGLALSDALKAVAPVLIGADASEDRNSRTSFQLKWPNDVLADGSKLAGILLESAMLSERRFAVAIGIGVNVVAHPTDVPYPATSLAALGSDATAETLFLALSDAWMQAERAWNGGRGLESIRRAWLTRAAGLGSEVAVKVEGEVVRGIFETIDEDCRFVVRDIHGGTRRIAAGDVHFGAVASAAAV, encoded by the coding sequence ATGGCGTTTGCGCTCGCGCCCACCGCTCAGCAGGACGGATATCGACTGGAAGCCTTCGAGACGATCGGTTCGACCAACGCCCATGCTCTGGAGCAGGCGAGGGCGGGCGATCCGGGACGGCTGTGGGTGGTCTCGCGTAGACAGGAGAGCGGCCGCGGTCGCCGTGGACGCGCCTGGGAGACGCCGGCGGGCAACCTCGCTGCGACCCTCCTCCTAGTGGATTGCTGCCCGCTGTCGCTGGCAGCGACCCTCGGCTTCGTCGCCGGTCTGGCGCTGTCGGACGCGCTGAAGGCCGTCGCGCCGGTGTTGATCGGCGCCGACGCAAGCGAAGACCGCAATTCGCGCACGAGTTTCCAGCTTAAATGGCCGAACGACGTTCTCGCCGACGGGTCGAAGCTTGCCGGCATCCTGCTGGAATCGGCCATGCTGTCGGAGCGACGCTTTGCCGTCGCAATCGGCATCGGCGTCAACGTCGTCGCTCATCCGACGGACGTTCCCTATCCGGCCACATCGCTTGCAGCACTTGGATCGGACGCGACGGCCGAGACGCTGTTTTTGGCCCTGTCCGACGCATGGATGCAGGCTGAACGGGCATGGAACGGCGGCCGGGGCCTCGAAAGCATCCGCCGCGCATGGCTGACACGTGCGGCCGGCCTCGGTTCGGAAGTGGCGGTGAAGGTCGAAGGAGAGGTCGTACGGGGCATATTCGAAACGATCGACGAGGATTGCCGGTTCGTCGTGCGTGACATACACGGCGGCACGAGGCGTATCGCGGCGGGTGACGTGCATTTCGGCGCGGTCGCTTCGGCGGCTGCGGTCTAG
- the nuoI gene encoding NADH-quinone oxidoreductase subunit NuoI: MSALAQAAKSLLLKEFFGAVVLSMRQFFAPKYTINYPHEKNPQSPRFRGEHALRRYPNGEERCIACKLCEAICPAQAITIEAGPRRNDGTRRTVRYDIDMVKCIYCGFCQEACPVDAIVEGPNFEFSTETREELYYDKDRLLANGDRWEREIARNIALDSPYR, from the coding sequence ATGTCGGCGTTGGCCCAAGCCGCGAAATCTCTGCTGCTGAAGGAGTTCTTCGGCGCCGTCGTTCTGTCCATGCGGCAGTTCTTCGCGCCGAAATACACCATCAACTATCCGCACGAGAAAAACCCGCAGAGCCCGCGCTTCCGCGGCGAACACGCGCTGCGCCGTTATCCGAACGGCGAGGAGCGCTGCATCGCGTGCAAGCTGTGCGAAGCGATCTGCCCGGCGCAGGCGATCACCATCGAGGCCGGGCCGCGCCGCAACGACGGCACGCGGCGCACGGTGCGTTATGACATCGACATGGTGAAGTGCATCTATTGCGGCTTCTGCCAGGAGGCCTGCCCGGTCGACGCCATCGTCGAGGGCCCGAACTTCGAGTTCTCGACGGAGACCCGCGAGGAACTCTACTACGACAAGGACAGGCTGCTGGCGAACGGGGATCGCTGGGAGCGCGAGATCGCACGCAACATCGCACTGGATTCGCCCTACAGGTGA
- the nuoG gene encoding NADH-quinone oxidoreductase subunit NuoG → MAKLKVDGKEIEVPDHFTLLQAAEEAGAEIPRFCFHERLSIAGNCRMCLVEVKGGPPKPAASCAMGVRDLRPGPNGEPPEVFTNTPMVKKAREGVMEFLLINHPLDCPICDQGGECDLQDQAMAFGVDASRYHENKRAVEDKYIGPLVKTIMTRCIHCTRCVRFTTEVAGISELGLIGRGEDAEITTYLEQAMTSELQGNVIDLCPVGALTSKPYAFQARPWELTKTESIDVMDAVGSAIRVDTRGREVMRILPRVNDAVNEEWISDKTRFIWDGLRSQRLDRPYVRRDGRLVPASWNDAFAAIRDRVSAASPDRIGAIAGDLATVEEMYALKLLMEALGSKNIDCRQDGAALDPALGRSSYLFNPTIEGIENADALLVIGANPRFEAPVLNARIRKRWRAGNFPIGVIGDVGDLRYDYEMLGAGADTLRELSDDGIAFLSELKKAERPMILVGQGALMNGDGAAILGLAAKIAGDVGAVSDGWNGFAVLHTAASRVGGLDLGFVPGEGGKTVAGMIGALDVLFLLGADEIDMNAIGDAFTVYIGSHGDAGAHRADVILPGATYTEKSGTYVNTEGRVQMTTRAGFAPGEAKEDWAILRALSDVLGKKLPFDSLAQLRAKLYADHPHFAEIDAIAAGDPADIAKMAGSGGQPGKVSFVSAVDDFYLTNPIARASAVMAECSALARDGFRQAAE, encoded by the coding sequence ATGGCTAAACTCAAGGTCGACGGCAAAGAGATCGAGGTACCCGACCACTTCACGCTGCTGCAGGCGGCGGAAGAGGCTGGTGCGGAGATTCCGCGTTTCTGTTTTCACGAGCGCCTGTCGATCGCCGGCAACTGCCGCATGTGCCTTGTCGAGGTTAAGGGCGGCCCGCCGAAGCCGGCTGCCTCCTGCGCCATGGGCGTGCGCGATCTGCGCCCCGGCCCGAACGGCGAGCCGCCGGAAGTCTTCACCAACACGCCGATGGTCAAGAAGGCCCGCGAGGGTGTGATGGAGTTCCTGCTCATCAACCATCCGCTCGATTGCCCTATCTGCGACCAGGGCGGCGAATGCGACCTGCAGGACCAGGCGATGGCCTTCGGCGTCGACGCCTCGCGCTACCACGAGAACAAGCGCGCGGTGGAGGACAAGTACATCGGCCCGCTGGTCAAAACCATCATGACGCGCTGCATCCACTGCACGCGCTGCGTGAGGTTCACGACGGAAGTGGCTGGAATTTCGGAGCTCGGGCTGATCGGCCGCGGCGAGGACGCCGAGATCACGACATATCTCGAGCAGGCGATGACCTCTGAGTTGCAGGGCAACGTCATCGATCTGTGCCCCGTCGGTGCGCTGACGTCGAAGCCCTATGCCTTCCAGGCGCGGCCCTGGGAGCTGACCAAGACCGAATCGATCGACGTCATGGACGCCGTGGGCTCCGCGATCCGCGTCGACACGCGCGGCCGCGAGGTCATGCGCATCCTTCCGCGCGTCAACGATGCCGTGAACGAGGAGTGGATCTCCGACAAGACGCGCTTCATCTGGGACGGCCTGCGCTCGCAGCGTCTGGACCGGCCCTACGTGCGGCGCGACGGCCGCCTGGTGCCCGCTTCGTGGAACGATGCATTCGCGGCGATCCGCGACCGGGTCTCGGCTGCATCACCCGACCGGATAGGTGCGATCGCCGGCGATCTGGCGACGGTCGAGGAGATGTACGCCCTGAAGCTCCTGATGGAGGCGCTAGGCTCCAAGAACATCGACTGCCGGCAGGACGGGGCGGCGCTCGATCCCGCGCTGGGCCGCTCGAGCTATCTTTTCAATCCGACCATCGAGGGCATCGAGAACGCCGACGCCCTGCTGGTCATCGGTGCCAATCCGCGCTTCGAGGCGCCGGTTCTCAACGCGCGCATTCGCAAGCGCTGGCGTGCCGGCAATTTCCCGATTGGCGTGATCGGCGACGTCGGGGACCTGCGCTACGACTACGAGATGCTCGGCGCCGGTGCCGACACGCTTAGGGAACTGTCCGACGACGGGATCGCGTTCCTCTCCGAGCTGAAGAAGGCCGAGCGTCCGATGATCTTGGTCGGGCAGGGGGCGCTGATGAACGGCGACGGCGCGGCGATCCTCGGGCTCGCGGCCAAGATCGCAGGCGATGTCGGGGCGGTATCTGATGGCTGGAACGGCTTCGCGGTGCTTCACACCGCGGCCTCGCGCGTCGGCGGGCTCGATCTCGGCTTCGTGCCGGGCGAGGGCGGCAAGACGGTCGCCGGTATGATAGGGGCGCTCGACGTCCTGTTCCTGTTGGGGGCAGACGAGATCGACATGAATGCGATCGGCGATGCCTTCACCGTCTATATCGGCAGCCACGGCGATGCCGGCGCGCATCGCGCCGACGTCATCCTGCCGGGCGCCACCTACACCGAGAAGTCCGGCACCTACGTCAACACCGAAGGCCGCGTGCAGATGACGACTCGCGCCGGCTTCGCACCGGGCGAGGCGAAGGAGGACTGGGCGATCCTGCGCGCGCTGTCGGACGTATTGGGCAAGAAACTGCCGTTCGATTCGCTTGCGCAGCTACGCGCCAAGCTCTATGCGGACCATCCGCATTTCGCCGAGATCGACGCGATCGCGGCCGGCGATCCGGCCGACATCGCGAAGATGGCAGGCAGCGGCGGACAGCCCGGAAAGGTGTCTTTCGTGTCCGCGGTCGACGACTTTTATCTGACCAACCCCATCGCACGCGCCTCCGCCGTCATGGCCGAGTGCTCCGCGCTCGCGCGGGACGGGTTCAGACAGGCGGCGGAATAG
- the nuoN gene encoding NADH-quinone oxidoreductase subunit NuoN — MTPDLSMSLTLAAPELILAIGAMALLMIGVFGDERSNTLVTGLAVAILIGAGAWMLFFGEYGEGFQGAFINDPFSRFMKFLTLGGSIVTLVMSVGFAKAERFDKFEFPVLIMLSTLGMLLMVSANDMITLYLGLELQSLAAYVIAAINRDSVRSTEAGLKYFVLGALSSGMLLYGISLVYGYTGNTGFDAITLALSGGERQLGLVFGLVFVLAGLSFKISAVPFHMWTPDVYEGAPTPVTAFFAAAPKMAAMALIVRVTMGAFEPIAFDWQQIIVFISVASMLLGAFAAIGQRNIKRLMAYSSIGHMGFALVGLAANSSAGVRGIAIYMLIYLVMTLGTFAFILAMRRKEGNVEQIDSLAGLSSTNPMMATILTILMFSLAGIPPLAGFWAKWYVFLAAIDAELYALAVIGVLASVVGAFYYLRIIKIMWFDEPVGGFQPMAGELRLVLGASGAFVLFYVLIGGPIGTMAEAASRTFF, encoded by the coding sequence ATGACGCCTGACCTTTCCATGAGCCTGACGCTCGCCGCACCGGAGCTGATCCTCGCGATCGGCGCGATGGCGCTCCTGATGATCGGCGTTTTTGGCGACGAGCGGTCCAACACGCTGGTCACGGGGCTGGCTGTCGCGATCCTGATCGGCGCAGGCGCGTGGATGCTGTTTTTCGGTGAGTATGGAGAAGGCTTTCAGGGCGCCTTCATCAACGACCCGTTCTCGCGTTTCATGAAGTTCCTGACGCTCGGCGGCTCGATCGTGACACTCGTCATGTCTGTCGGCTTCGCCAAGGCGGAGCGCTTCGACAAGTTCGAGTTCCCGGTTCTCATCATGCTGTCGACGCTCGGGATGCTCTTGATGGTCTCGGCGAACGACATGATCACGCTCTATCTCGGCCTCGAACTCCAGTCGCTGGCAGCGTACGTGATCGCCGCGATCAACCGCGACTCCGTGCGGTCCACCGAGGCGGGCCTGAAGTACTTCGTACTCGGCGCACTCTCCTCGGGCATGCTGCTCTACGGCATCAGCCTCGTCTACGGCTACACGGGCAACACGGGGTTCGACGCCATCACGCTGGCGCTTTCCGGCGGCGAGCGGCAGCTCGGCCTGGTCTTCGGCCTGGTCTTCGTCCTGGCCGGCCTGTCGTTCAAGATCTCCGCCGTGCCGTTCCACATGTGGACGCCAGACGTCTACGAGGGCGCGCCGACGCCGGTCACCGCCTTCTTCGCCGCCGCGCCCAAGATGGCGGCGATGGCGCTGATCGTGCGGGTCACCATGGGCGCCTTCGAGCCCATAGCCTTCGACTGGCAGCAGATCATCGTCTTCATCTCGGTCGCCTCCATGCTGCTCGGCGCCTTCGCGGCGATCGGCCAGCGTAACATAAAGCGCCTGATGGCCTATTCCTCGATCGGCCACATGGGCTTCGCGCTCGTTGGCTTGGCCGCGAATTCGTCGGCCGGTGTGCGCGGCATCGCGATCTACATGCTGATCTACCTGGTCATGACGCTCGGCACCTTCGCCTTCATCCTCGCCATGCGTCGGAAGGAAGGCAATGTGGAGCAGATCGACAGCTTGGCGGGGCTCTCCAGTACCAACCCGATGATGGCCACGATCCTGACCATCCTGATGTTCTCGCTCGCCGGCATTCCGCCGCTCGCCGGCTTCTGGGCCAAGTGGTACGTGTTCCTGGCCGCCATTGATGCCGAACTCTACGCGCTGGCGGTGATCGGCGTGCTCGCCTCGGTGGTCGGCGCGTTCTACTATCTGCGCATTATCAAGATCATGTGGTTCGACGAGCCGGTCGGCGGTTTCCAGCCGATGGCGGGCGAACTGCGGCTGGTGCTCGGCGCGTCGGGTGCCTTCGTGCTGTTCTACGTGCTGATCGGCGGGCCGATCGGAACGATGGCGGAAGCCGCTTCCCGGACCTTCTTCTGA
- the nuoK gene encoding NADH-quinone oxidoreductase subunit NuoK codes for MEVGIAHFLTVSAILFTLGVFGIFLNRKNIIIILMSVELILLAVNINFVAFSAELGDMVGQVFALFVLTVAAAEAAIGLAILVVFFRNRGSIDVEDVNMMKG; via the coding sequence ATGGAAGTCGGTATCGCGCATTTCCTGACCGTCTCGGCGATCCTGTTCACGCTCGGCGTGTTCGGGATCTTCCTGAACAGGAAGAACATCATCATCATCCTGATGTCGGTCGAGCTCATCCTGCTCGCCGTGAACATCAACTTCGTCGCCTTCTCCGCCGAGCTCGGCGACATGGTCGGCCAGGTGTTCGCGCTGTTCGTTCTGACGGTCGCGGCCGCAGAAGCCGCGATCGGGCTCGCCATCCTCGTCGTCTTCTTCCGCAACCGCGGCTCGATCGACGTCGAAGACGTCAACATGATGAAGGGCTGA
- a CDS encoding NADH-quinone oxidoreductase subunit J — protein MLTGLGAIFFYVFAFIGVASAFMVIAARNPVHSVLYLILTFFNAAGLFLLTGAEFLAMILLVVYVGAVAVLFLFVVMMLDVDFAELKQGALQYAPIGGLVGLILAAELIIVVGGYTLTPEFAGVITRPIPPLAVRSNTAALGDLLYTDYIFFFQIAGMILLVAMVGAIVLTLRHKEGVRRQSISAQVARTPATAIEVVEVETGKGI, from the coding sequence CTGCTGACAGGACTAGGGGCGATCTTCTTCTACGTGTTCGCCTTCATAGGGGTCGCGAGCGCCTTCATGGTGATTGCGGCGCGCAATCCCGTCCATTCCGTGCTCTATCTGATCCTGACGTTCTTCAACGCCGCGGGGCTTTTCCTCCTGACGGGCGCCGAGTTCCTGGCGATGATCCTGCTCGTCGTCTATGTCGGCGCTGTGGCGGTGCTTTTCCTCTTCGTCGTCATGATGCTGGACGTCGATTTCGCGGAGCTGAAGCAGGGCGCGCTGCAATACGCGCCGATCGGTGGGCTGGTCGGCCTCATCCTGGCGGCCGAACTGATCATCGTCGTCGGCGGCTACACCCTGACGCCGGAATTCGCGGGCGTGATAACAAGGCCGATTCCGCCGCTGGCGGTGCGCTCCAACACGGCAGCGCTCGGCGACCTCCTCTACACGGATTACATCTTCTTCTTCCAGATCGCGGGAATGATTCTGCTGGTGGCCATGGTCGGCGCGATCGTCCTGACGCTGCGCCACAAGGAAGGCGTGAGGCGTCAGTCGATCTCCGCCCAGGTGGCCCGCACCCCGGCGACCGCCATCGAGGTGGTGGAAGTCGAAACGGGCAAGGGAATCTGA
- the nuoL gene encoding NADH-quinone oxidoreductase subunit L translates to MYHAIVFLPLLGFLIAGLFGSSLGAKACEYITSGFLVVAAVLSWIAFITYGLGEGEAFTVPVLRFIQAGALDVDWAFRIDTLTVVMLVVVNTVSALVHIYSIGYMHHDPNRPRFFAYLSLFTFAMLMLVTSDNLVQMFFGWEGVGLASYLLIGFWYKKPSANAAAIKAFVVNRVGDFGFALGIFGVFVLFGSINFSTIFANTASFIPVEGGAEAAEQGAAVLNFLGYELERHAALTVVCLLLFMGAMGKSAQVPLHTWLPDAMEGPTPVSALIHAATMVTAGVFMVARLSPIFELSHTALLFVTVIGAFTAFFAATVGLVQNDIKRVIAYSTCSQLGYMFVAIGLGFYSAAIFHLFTHAFFKALLFLGSGSVIHSVSDEQDMRRMGGLRKLIPYTYWMMIIGTLALTGVGIPATIIGTAGFFSKDAIIEGSFAAHSAAAPFAFTLLVVAAMFTSFYSWRLIFMTFHGKPRATADVMHHVHESPMVMLVPLFILAAGALFAGVIFHDFFIGEAYAEFWRAALFTLPENHVLHDFHYVPLWVKLAPFVAMLLGFAIAYQFYIRSPETPKRLAAQHRGLYAFLLNKWYFDELYDFLFVRPAMRVGRFLWKTGDGRIIDGFGPDGVSARVTDVTARVVKLQSGYLYHYAFAMLIGVAALVTWMMLGSSF, encoded by the coding sequence ATGTACCACGCCATCGTCTTCCTTCCGCTTCTCGGCTTCCTGATCGCTGGGCTGTTCGGCAGTTCGCTCGGGGCCAAGGCGTGCGAATACATCACCTCCGGCTTCCTCGTGGTGGCGGCGGTCCTGTCCTGGATCGCCTTCATCACCTACGGGCTTGGCGAGGGCGAGGCCTTCACCGTACCGGTGCTGCGCTTCATCCAGGCGGGCGCGCTCGATGTCGATTGGGCGTTCCGCATCGACACGCTGACGGTCGTCATGCTGGTCGTCGTGAACACCGTCTCGGCGCTCGTGCACATCTATTCCATCGGCTACATGCATCACGACCCGAACCGGCCGCGATTCTTCGCCTACCTGTCGCTCTTCACCTTCGCCATGCTGATGCTGGTGACGTCGGACAACCTCGTCCAGATGTTCTTCGGCTGGGAGGGCGTGGGCCTGGCGTCCTACCTGCTGATCGGTTTCTGGTACAAGAAGCCTTCTGCCAATGCCGCGGCAATCAAGGCCTTCGTCGTCAACCGCGTCGGCGACTTCGGCTTCGCGCTCGGCATCTTCGGCGTTTTCGTGCTCTTCGGCTCCATCAATTTCAGCACCATCTTCGCCAACACGGCCTCCTTCATCCCGGTCGAGGGCGGTGCGGAAGCTGCCGAGCAGGGTGCGGCGGTGCTGAACTTCCTCGGCTACGAGCTGGAGCGGCACGCGGCGCTCACCGTCGTCTGCCTGCTGCTCTTCATGGGTGCCATGGGCAAGTCGGCGCAGGTTCCTCTGCACACCTGGCTGCCGGACGCGATGGAAGGCCCGACACCGGTCTCCGCGCTCATCCATGCCGCCACCATGGTCACCGCCGGCGTCTTCATGGTCGCGCGCCTCTCGCCCATCTTCGAACTGTCGCACACGGCACTTCTGTTCGTTACCGTGATCGGCGCCTTCACCGCCTTCTTCGCGGCAACGGTCGGCCTGGTACAGAACGACATCAAGCGCGTCATCGCCTACTCGACCTGTTCGCAGCTCGGCTACATGTTCGTGGCGATAGGCCTCGGCTTCTATTCGGCTGCGATCTTCCACCTGTTCACGCACGCCTTCTTCAAGGCGCTGCTGTTCCTGGGCTCGGGCTCGGTCATCCATTCCGTCTCGGACGAGCAGGACATGCGCCGCATGGGCGGCCTGCGGAAACTCATCCCCTACACCTACTGGATGATGATCATCGGAACGCTGGCGCTGACCGGCGTCGGCATTCCCGCGACGATCATCGGCACCGCCGGCTTCTTCTCCAAGGACGCTATCATCGAGGGATCCTTCGCCGCCCACAGCGCCGCCGCTCCCTTCGCCTTCACGCTGCTCGTCGTAGCGGCCATGTTCACCAGCTTTTATTCCTGGCGACTGATCTTCATGACCTTCCACGGCAAGCCGCGCGCCACCGCGGATGTCATGCACCACGTGCACGAATCGCCGATGGTCATGCTCGTGCCGCTGTTCATCCTTGCCGCAGGAGCGCTGTTCGCCGGCGTGATCTTCCACGACTTCTTCATCGGCGAGGCCTATGCGGAATTCTGGCGCGCCGCGCTGTTCACGCTCCCCGAGAACCACGTCCTGCACGACTTCCACTACGTGCCTCTGTGGGTGAAGCTCGCGCCCTTCGTCGCAATGCTCCTTGGGTTCGCCATCGCGTATCAGTTCTACATCCGCTCGCCGGAGACGCCGAAGCGGCTGGCGGCCCAGCACCGCGGCCTCTACGCCTTCCTCCTGAACAAGTGGTACTTCGACGAACTCTACGACTTCCTCTTCGTCAGGCCGGCGATGCGGGTCGGCCGCTTCCTGTGGAAGACCGGCGACGGCAGGATCATCGACGGATTCGGCCCTGATGGCGTCTCGGCGCGCGTCACCGACGTGACCGCCCGCGTCGTCAAGCTGCAGAGCGGCTATCTCTACCACTACGCATTCGCAATGCTCATCGGCGTGGCAGCGCTCGTGACATGGATGATGCTCGGGAGCTCGTTCTAG
- the nuoH gene encoding NADH-quinone oxidoreductase subunit NuoH yields MEAFFDIYVLPALIILLKSVVLLVALLIFVAYILYADRKIWAAVQRRRGPNVVGPWGLFQAFADLLKFVFKEPVIPSGANKGVFLLAPLVTAVLAMTAWAVIPIAPGWAIADINVGILFVFAIASLEVYGVIMGGWASNSKYPFLGALRSAAQMVSYEVSIGFVIITVLLCVGSLNLSAIVLSQIDGVGTMMGLPPTFLDWHWLPLFPMFIIFFISALAETNRPPFDLVEAESELVAGHMIEYSSTPFLLFFLGEYVAIVLMCALTTVLFLGGWLPPFDFAPFTWVPGAVWFILKVCFVFFMIALVKAFVPRFRYDQLMRLGWKVFLPISLAMVVITAAFLKFTGLVA; encoded by the coding sequence ATGGAAGCTTTCTTCGATATCTACGTCCTGCCGGCGCTGATCATCCTTCTGAAGTCGGTCGTGCTTCTGGTGGCGCTGTTGATCTTCGTCGCATACATCCTTTATGCCGACCGCAAGATCTGGGCCGCCGTCCAGCGCCGGCGCGGCCCGAACGTCGTGGGCCCGTGGGGCCTCTTCCAGGCCTTTGCCGACCTCCTGAAGTTCGTCTTCAAGGAACCGGTGATCCCGTCCGGCGCCAACAAGGGCGTGTTCCTGCTGGCGCCACTGGTGACGGCGGTGCTCGCGATGACCGCGTGGGCCGTCATCCCGATTGCACCGGGCTGGGCGATTGCCGACATCAACGTCGGCATCCTCTTCGTCTTCGCCATTGCCTCGCTGGAAGTCTACGGCGTCATCATGGGCGGATGGGCGTCGAACTCGAAGTATCCGTTCCTCGGCGCGCTGCGCTCGGCCGCCCAGATGGTGTCCTACGAGGTCTCGATCGGCTTCGTCATCATCACCGTGCTGCTCTGCGTCGGGTCACTCAACCTGTCGGCGATCGTGCTGTCGCAGATCGACGGTGTCGGCACCATGATGGGGCTGCCGCCGACCTTCCTCGACTGGCACTGGCTGCCGCTGTTCCCGATGTTCATCATCTTCTTCATCTCGGCGCTGGCCGAGACAAACCGGCCGCCCTTCGATCTGGTCGAAGCCGAGTCGGAACTCGTCGCCGGTCACATGATCGAATACTCCTCGACGCCGTTCCTGCTGTTCTTCCTGGGCGAATATGTCGCGATCGTCCTGATGTGCGCGCTCACCACCGTACTTTTCCTGGGAGGATGGCTGCCGCCCTTCGATTTCGCGCCGTTCACCTGGGTGCCGGGCGCGGTCTGGTTCATCCTCAAGGTCTGCTTCGTGTTCTTCATGATCGCGCTGGTGAAGGCCTTCGTGCCGCGCTTCCGCTACGACCAGCTGATGCGGCTCGGCTGGAAGGTCTTCCTGCCGATCTCGCTGGCCATGGTCGTCATCACCGCCGCGTTCCTGAAATTCACGGGGCTGGTGGCGTGA
- a CDS encoding NADH-quinone oxidoreductase subunit M, with the protein MSEWPILSTVTFLPLVGAFLILLIKDEGQAARRNIRNVALFTTAFTFVLSLFVWAAFDYSNPGFQLVEKMEWLDSGISYHMGVDGISMLFVILTTFLMPLCILASWVSVEKRVKEYMIAFLILETLMIGVFCALDIVLFYVFFEAGLIPMFIIIGVWGGKRRVYASFKFFLYTLLGSVLMMLAIMAMFWQAGTTDIPTLLAHDFPANMQTWLWLAFFASFAVKMPMWPVHTWLPDAHVEAPTAGSVILAGILLKMGGYGFLRFSLPMFPLASADFAPLVYTLSVVAIIYTSLVALMQEDIKKLIAYSSVAHMGFVTMGIFTMNEIGIQGAIFQMLSHGLVSGALFLCVGVIYDRMHTREIAAYGGLVNNMPKYAVVFLIFTMANVGLPGTSGFVGEFLTLMGAFQANTWVAFFATTGVVLSAAYALWLYRRVVFGALTKDSLKGLLDLSTREKAVIYPLVVLTIFFGVYPAPILDATAASVDALVGQVTASIEAGRATAAAALAQ; encoded by the coding sequence ATGAGTGAATGGCCAATCCTTTCCACGGTCACCTTCCTGCCCCTGGTCGGCGCGTTCCTGATTCTGCTGATCAAGGACGAAGGACAGGCTGCGCGGCGCAACATCCGCAACGTCGCGCTGTTCACCACCGCGTTCACCTTCGTACTTTCGCTGTTCGTGTGGGCCGCGTTCGACTATTCGAATCCCGGCTTCCAGCTGGTCGAGAAGATGGAGTGGCTGGACTCCGGCATCTCCTACCACATGGGCGTCGACGGCATCTCCATGCTGTTCGTGATCCTGACGACCTTCCTGATGCCACTGTGCATCCTTGCTTCGTGGGTCTCGGTGGAGAAGCGTGTCAAGGAGTACATGATCGCGTTCCTGATCCTGGAAACGCTGATGATCGGCGTCTTCTGCGCGCTCGACATCGTGTTGTTCTATGTCTTCTTCGAAGCCGGCCTGATCCCGATGTTCATCATCATCGGCGTGTGGGGCGGCAAGCGGCGTGTCTATGCGAGCTTCAAGTTCTTCCTATACACGCTGCTGGGATCGGTACTGATGATGCTGGCTATCATGGCCATGTTCTGGCAGGCCGGCACGACCGACATCCCGACGCTTCTGGCGCATGACTTCCCGGCCAACATGCAGACCTGGCTGTGGCTCGCCTTCTTCGCCTCCTTCGCGGTGAAGATGCCGATGTGGCCGGTCCATACCTGGCTGCCGGACGCGCACGTGGAGGCGCCGACGGCGGGCTCGGTGATCCTGGCCGGTATCCTCCTGAAGATGGGCGGCTACGGTTTCCTGCGCTTCTCGCTACCGATGTTCCCGCTCGCCTCCGCCGACTTCGCGCCGTTGGTCTACACGCTCTCGGTCGTGGCCATCATCTACACCTCGCTGGTGGCGCTGATGCAGGAGGACATCAAGAAGCTGATCGCCTACTCATCCGTCGCGCATATGGGCTTCGTGACCATGGGCATCTTCACCATGAACGAGATCGGCATCCAGGGCGCGATCTTCCAGATGCTGTCGCACGGCTTGGTCTCCGGTGCACTGTTCCTGTGCGTCGGCGTCATTTACGACCGCATGCATACCCGCGAGATCGCCGCTTATGGCGGGCTTGTGAACAACATGCCCAAGTACGCCGTGGTCTTCCTGATATTCACCATGGCCAATGTCGGCCTGCCCGGCACGAGCGGCTTCGTGGGCGAGTTCCTGACCCTGATGGGCGCCTTCCAGGCCAACACCTGGGTGGCCTTCTTCGCCACCACCGGCGTCGTGCTCTCGGCGGCCTACGCGCTGTGGCTTTATCGCAGGGTGGTCTTTGGGGCGCTGACCAAGGACAGTCTCAAGGGGCTGCTGGACCTGTCGACGCGCGAGAAGGCGGTGATCTATCCGCTGGTGGTGCTGACGATCTTCTTCGGCGTCTATCCGGCGCCCATCCTCGACGCCACCGCGGCCTCCGTGGACGCGCTCGTCGGCCAAGTGACAGCCTCGATCGAAGCCGGGCGCGCGACCGCCGCGGCTGCTCTGGCGCAGTAA
- a CDS encoding NADH dehydrogenase: protein MSAALIGALVGLVIAAADYVLLRLLATRVDLPETKRVLRITGLSQFVLLPLVGWFVGPLFAGE from the coding sequence GTGAGTGCCGCTTTGATCGGCGCCCTTGTCGGGCTCGTCATCGCCGCGGCGGACTATGTCCTGCTGCGCCTGTTGGCAACCCGCGTGGACCTGCCCGAGACCAAGCGCGTCCTTCGTATAACCGGCTTGAGCCAATTCGTGCTCCTGCCGCTCGTGGGCTGGTTCGTCGGCCCACTCTTTGCTGGAGAATGA